One Streptomyces sp. CG4 genomic window, CGCCCCGCGCACGTCCCCCGGATTTCGGCGGCTTCGGGCCGCGAGCCGCTTGCCCGCTTGCCCGCGGCCTCAGGCCGCGAGCCGCCCGCGCGTGAACACCCGTGCCGTCTCCGTCACGCGGCGGCCCAGGTGTTCGGCCGTGGCGATGTCGGACTTGTGGACGCCCTCGGGACCCTGGTCGTTGTTGCTCTGGGCGGCGGCGCCGGAGAAGAAGCCGAGGCGGTTGAGGTCGTTCTCGGAGCTGGTGCTGGCGTTCCAGCCGGGGAGCAGGCCGAGGTTGACCCAGGTCATGCCGTGCTGGGCGGCGAACGTCTGGAAGAACTGCAGGGTGTGCAGCTTGTCGCCGCTCTTGGAGGCCGAGTTGGTGAAGCCGGCGGCCAGCTTGTCCTGCCAGGCGCGGGTGTACCAGCGGTTGGAGGTGCCCTCGGCGAAGACGTGGAAGGCACCGGAGGCGGTGCCCATGTAGGTGGGCGAGCCGAAGACGATCGCGTCGGAGCGGTCCAGTATCTCCCACTGCTCGTCGGTGATCTCGTCGACCTTGATCAGGTGCACCTCGGCACCCGCGCCGACGGCACCGGCGCGGACGGCCTCGGCGAGGACGGCGGTGTGGCCGAAGCCGGAGTGGTAGGCAAGGGAAACGACAGGGGTGGTCACGAAGACTCCTCGAATGGGCAGCTCGGAAGCAGTGACCTCAGGAAAGCACTAACTTCTGGATAGTGCAACCTAGTGGTTAGCGCTGCACACGGGTATCCTTGGTGTCATGACCGCCACCACTCAGGAGCACGACGACCTCGCCTTCGACGTCTTCGCCAAGGCCTGCCCGTCCCGCGGCACGCTGGAGCACGTCACGGGCCGCTGGGGCGGACTGACGCTCGGCGCGTTGTACGAGGGCTCGCTGCGCTTCAACGAGCTGCGCCGCCGGGTCGACGGGGTGAGCGAGAAGATGCTGTCCCAGACGCTGCACGCGCTGGAGCGGGACGGCCTGGTGCACCGCGAGGCACAGCCGACCAACCCGCCGCGCGTGGACTACGAACTGACCCCTCTGGGCCGCCGGGTCGCCGAGCGGCTGCTCGCCCTCATCCACTGCGTGGAGGGCTCGATGGACGACGTGCTGGCCGCCCGCGCGCGTTACGACGAGACGCGCGACACCCTCTGACACTGCGGGCAGAAGTAGCTGGAGCGGTTCATCCAGGGGCGCCGGCGGATCGGCGTGCCGCACCGCGAGCAGGGCTCGCCCTCGCGGCCGTACGCGTCCAGGGACCGGTCGAAGTAGCCCGACTCGCCGTTCACGTTGACGTACAGGCTGTCGAAGCTGGTGCCGCCGACGGCGAGGGCCGCGTTCATCACGTCCCGGACGTGGCCGAGGAGTCCGGTCGTGACCGGGCGGGTGAAGTTCGCCGTCGGGCGCTCGTAGTGGATGCGGGCGCGCCACAACGCCTCGTCCGCGTAGATGTTGCCGACGCCGCTGATCAGCGACTGGTCCAGCAGGGCCCGCTTGATCGTGGTCCGCTTGCGGCGCAGCGCCTGGTGGAAGGCCTCGTCGTCGAACAGCGGATCGAGGGGGTCGCGGGCGATGTGCGCGATGACGTCGGGCAGGCCGTCGGGGGTGTTGTCGTGCAACGACAGCCCGCCGAAGGTGCGTTGGTCGACGAAGCGGAGTTCCGTGCCGAGGGAGTCGGCGAACCGGACCCGGATGCGCAGGTGCTTCTCGTCCGGCGTCTCGTACGGCTGCACCAGCAACTGGCCGCTCATGCCGAGGTGGGCGAGGACGGACTGGTTCGTCTCCTCCAGCGGCAGCCACAGGTACTTGCCGCGCCGACTGGGGGTGCCGATGTGGTGGCCCTTGAGCCGGTGCGCGAAGTCGTCGGCGCCCGCGATGTGCCGGCGTACGGCGCGCGGGTGCAGCACCTCGACCTCGGCGACCGTGCGGTGAGCGACCCAGCGCGAAAGGCCGCGCCGGACGACCTCGACCTCGGGCAACTCGGGCATCGGGACCCCCGTACAGAGCGGTGGATGAGCGAGCGCCCACCCCGTCGGAAACGGCGGGGCGGGCGCTCGGTACTGCTGGTACTGCTGTGGATCAGGCAGGAGCGGACGACGGGTTGCCGTCCTTGGCGGAGGCCGCGCCGGCCTCCGGAGCCGGAGCCGCCGCGGCGGCCTCGGCGGCCGTCGACCTGGCCGCCTTGGCGCGCTCGTCCGCGGCGGCCTTGATGGCCCGCCAGGCGGACTCGGCGGCCTGCTGCTCCGCCTCCTTCTTGCTGCGGCCGGTGCCGGTGCCGTACGAGACGCCTCCGACGCGGGCGGCAGCAGTGAAGGTCTTCTCGTGGTCGGGGCCGGTCTCCGTGACCAGGTACTCGGGCACGCCGAGCCCCTCGATCGCGGTCAGCTCCTGCAGGGACGTCTTCCAGTCCAGGCCTGCGCCGAGGTTGGAGGACTTCTCGATCAGCGGGTCGAAGAGCCGGTGCACCAGCTCGGACGCCGAGTCGAGGCCCTGGTCGAGATAGACCGCGCCGATCACCGCTTCCAGGGTGTCGGCGAGGATGGACGCCTTGTCCCGGCCGCCCGTGCCCTCTTCACCGCGGCCGAGCCGGATGAAGGAGCCCAGGTCGAGCCCACGGCCGACCTCCGCCAGCGCACGCGAGTTGACCACCGCGGCCCGCAGCTTGGCCAGCTGGCCTTCGGGCAGGTCGGGGTGGGTGCGGTACAGCGTGTCCGTGACGACGAGGCCGAGCACGGAGTCCCCGAGGAACTCCAGCCGCTCGTTCGTCGGCAGACCGCCGTTCTCGTATGCGTAGGAACGGTGGGTCAGCGCGCGCACCAGAAGGGCGGACTCGACCTGATAGCCGAGCCGCCCTTCCAGAAGCGTGTGGGACGAGGCCGTGTGGTCCGTTGCGTTCTTCTTTGGCGTGGACACGGTGCCTCTCACCAGCCCCTCAGACTTCGAGGACCTGGCGCTTGTTGTAGGTGCCGCAAGACGGGCACGCAATGTGCTGCTGCTTGGGCTCGTGGCAGCGCTCGCACGCAACCAGGGTGGGGACCGCAGCCTTCCACTGCGACCGGCGGTGGCGCG contains:
- the mutM gene encoding bifunctional DNA-formamidopyrimidine glycosylase/DNA-(apurinic or apyrimidinic site) lyase → MPELPEVEVVRRGLSRWVAHRTVAEVEVLHPRAVRRHIAGADDFAHRLKGHHIGTPSRRGKYLWLPLEETNQSVLAHLGMSGQLLVQPYETPDEKHLRIRVRFADSLGTELRFVDQRTFGGLSLHDNTPDGLPDVIAHIARDPLDPLFDDEAFHQALRRKRTTIKRALLDQSLISGVGNIYADEALWRARIHYERPTANFTRPVTTGLLGHVRDVMNAALAVGGTSFDSLYVNVNGESGYFDRSLDAYGREGEPCSRCGTPIRRRPWMNRSSYFCPQCQRVSRVSS
- a CDS encoding flavodoxin family protein, translating into MTTPVVSLAYHSGFGHTAVLAEAVRAGAVGAGAEVHLIKVDEITDEQWEILDRSDAIVFGSPTYMGTASGAFHVFAEGTSNRWYTRAWQDKLAAGFTNSASKSGDKLHTLQFFQTFAAQHGMTWVNLGLLPGWNASTSSENDLNRLGFFSGAAAQSNNDQGPEGVHKSDIATAEHLGRRVTETARVFTRGRLAA
- the rpmF gene encoding 50S ribosomal protein L32 encodes the protein MAVPKRKMSRSNTRHRRSQWKAAVPTLVACERCHEPKQQHIACPSCGTYNKRQVLEV
- a CDS encoding helix-turn-helix domain-containing protein, which codes for MTATTQEHDDLAFDVFAKACPSRGTLEHVTGRWGGLTLGALYEGSLRFNELRRRVDGVSEKMLSQTLHALERDGLVHREAQPTNPPRVDYELTPLGRRVAERLLALIHCVEGSMDDVLAARARYDETRDTL
- the rnc gene encoding ribonuclease III; this translates as MSTPKKNATDHTASSHTLLEGRLGYQVESALLVRALTHRSYAYENGGLPTNERLEFLGDSVLGLVVTDTLYRTHPDLPEGQLAKLRAAVVNSRALAEVGRGLDLGSFIRLGRGEEGTGGRDKASILADTLEAVIGAVYLDQGLDSASELVHRLFDPLIEKSSNLGAGLDWKTSLQELTAIEGLGVPEYLVTETGPDHEKTFTAAARVGGVSYGTGTGRSKKEAEQQAAESAWRAIKAAADERAKAARSTAAEAAAAAPAPEAGAASAKDGNPSSAPA